In Rosa chinensis cultivar Old Blush chromosome 1, RchiOBHm-V2, whole genome shotgun sequence, a genomic segment contains:
- the LOC112167596 gene encoding uncharacterized protein LOC112167596, translated as MADVVLIWLDKCVQQLPLTQLGELLFSLWGIWKERNDRIWNQKQRVAGDVSVGLVSRLQEFRFHNLLPSGPRRQLRVVWRAPPVGLVKINVDGSFHHVTRKGGLGFVVRDANGIMLGGGASQLIGLISLEHAEILACKATLEFALQHGFGPAILETDAMKVQRQLSSEVSANTSLLGRLYDDVMALGAAQGVLHVSHVGRQGNMVAHVLANHACSLRQAGFFFSVPVLLQAAIAADVCTV; from the coding sequence ATGGCTGATGTTGTTCTTATTTGGCTGGATAAGTGTGTACAACAGTTGCCTTTAACTCAGTTGGGAGAACTCCTATTCTCTTTATGGGGGATTTGGAAGGAGAGAAATGATCGGATATGGAATCAAAAGCAGAGGGTAGCGGGGGATGTTAGTGTTGGTCTTGTGTCCAGGTTGCAGGAGTTTAGGTTCCATAATTTGCTGCCTTCCGGACCTAGAAGACAGCTAAGGGTAGTGTGGAGAGCTCCACCGGTAGGTCTGGTAAAGATTAACGTTGATGGTTCTTTTCATCATGTTACTCGGAAGGGTGGACTGGGTTTTGTGGTTAGGGATGCGAATGGGATCATGTTGGGAGGTGGCGCTAGTCAGTTGATTGGCTTAATATCGCTGGAACATGCAGAGATTTTGGCGTGTAAAGCTACACTTGAGTTTGCACTACAGCATGGTTTTGGTCCTGCAATCTTGGAGACTGATGCTATGAAAGTCCAACGACAACTCTCCTCTGAGGTTTCTGCCAACACATCTTTGCTGGGCAGGCTATATGATGATGTAATGGCTCTGGGAGCAGCTCAGGGTGTTCTTCATGTGAGTCATGTGGGTAGACAAGGCAATATGGTGGCCCATGTGTTGGCTAATCATGCTTGCTCTCTTAGGCAGGCCGGATTCTTCTTTTCAGTTCCAGTTTTATTACAAGCTGCAATTGCAGCTGACGTTTGTACTGTGTAA
- the LOC112167601 gene encoding uncharacterized protein LOC112167601: MVMQCVSRVRYSFLVRGRPQGYVIPSRGLRQGDRLSPYLFLIGTEGFSALLHQRMITGSLPGIKVCSDAPLVNYLLFGDNSMLYAQASVESCTVIQEVLEIYGKVFGQVVNFAKSSVVFSKNVHIDLQNYISSLLGVEVVESHAKYLGLPTYVGRKKTSTFQYIKERLSKKLTTWQGKLLSGAGKDILIRVVAQALPTYAMSVFQLTKSYCDDLEQQCARFWWGSTLDMRKIHWKSWNALCNP; encoded by the coding sequence ATGGTGATGCAGTGTGTGAGTAGGGTACGGTATTCCTTCTTGGTTAGGGGAAGACCACAGGGTTATGTCATTCCTAGTCGAGGACTGAGACAAGGAGACCGTCTATCACCTTATCTTTTTCTTATCGGAACTGAGGGTTTTTCAGCTTTACTCCATCAGAGGATGATCACAGGTTCCTTACCGGGTATTAAGGTATGTTCTGATGCACCTTTGGTGAACTATTTATTGTTTGGAGACAATAGTATGCTCTATGCACAGGCTTCGGTGGAATCTTGTACTGTCATCCAGGAAGTGTTGGAAATTTATGGGAAAGTGTTTGGACAGGTTGTTAATTTTGCTAAGAGCTCGGTGGTCTTTAGCAAGAATGTGCATATCGATCTACAAAATTATATTTCGAGCTTGTTGGGGGTGGAGGTTGTGGAATCTCATGCAAAATATTTAGGCCTTCCCACTTACGTAGGGAGGAAGAAAACGTCTACTTTTCAGTACATTAAGGAAAGGTTGTCTAAGAAACTTACCACTTGGCAAGGTAAATTGTTGAGTGGGGCGGGAAAAGACATTTTGATCAGGGTGGTGGCTCAAGCGTTACCTACTTATGCTATGAGTGTCTTCCAACTTACCAAGAGTTATTGTGATGACCTGGAACAGCAGTGTGCAAGGTTTTGGTGGGGAAGTACTTTGGACATGAGGAAGATCCATTGGAAGAGTTGGAATGCTCTTTGTAATCCGTGA
- the LOC112182413 gene encoding glyoxylate/hydroxypyruvate reductase HPR3, translating to MADDDHSELPTVLVLRRCPFIALLEPKCSQKFNLLKAWDSPLPQDQFLTTHARSVQALLSSGNGPPITAQILQFLPSLKLVVTNSTGLDHVDLAECRRRGIAVANAAKVFAEDVADTAVGLFIDVMRKVSASNRYVRGGLWACRGDYPLGSKIGGKKVGIVGLGSIGLEVAMRLEAFGCSVSYNSRSKKPSLSYQFYSNVCELAADSDALIICCGLTEETHHMINKEVLSALGREGVIVNVGRGAIIDEKEMVECLVGGEIGGAGLDVFENEPNVPKELFSLDNVVLSPHQAIVTHEAFVDLGELVTGNLEAFFSNKPLLSPAVIN from the exons ATGGCAGATGATGATCACAGTGAGCTCCCTACAGTTCTTGTACTTCGCCGGTGCCCATTCATTGCTCTTTTGGAACCCAAATGCTCCCAGAAGTTCAACTTACTAAAAGCCTGGGACTCTCCTCTCCCTCAAGACCAGTTCTTGACCACCCACGCCCGCTCCGTCCAGGCCCTCCTCTCCTCCGGCAATGGGCCTCCCATCACCGCCCAAATCCTCCAGTTTCTCCCCTCCCTCAAACTCGTAGTCACCAACAGCACCGGCCTTGACCACGTTGACTTGGCCGAGTGTCGACGCCGCGGCATTGCGGTCGCCAACGCCGCTAAAGTGTTTGCTGAGGACGTTGCTGACACGGCTGTGGGGCTGTTCATTGATGTCATGAGAAAGGTTTCGGCTTCGAATCGGTATGTTAGGGGTGGGCTGTGGGCTTGCAGAGGAGACTATCCTCTTGGTTCTAAG ATTGGAGGAAAGAAGGTTGGTATTGTTGGATTGGGCAGCATTGGGTTAGAAGTTGCAATGAGATTGGAGGCATTTGGCTGCAGTGTCTCGTACAATTCAAGGAGCAAAAAGCCGTCTTTGtcataccaattttattccaaTGTGTGTGAGCTTGCAGCAGACAGTGATGCTCTCATCATCTGTTGTGGACTGACAGAGGAAACCCACCACATGATCAACAAGGAAGTTTTGTCTGCGTTGGGAAGAGAGGGGGTGATCGTTAATGTAGGGCGCGGAGCTATTATCGATGAGAAGGAAATGGTCGAGTGTTTGGTGGGAGGAGAGATCGGAGGTGCTGGCTTGGATGTGTTCGAGAATGAGCCTAATGTTCCTAAAGAGCTCTTTTCATTGGATAATGTTGTACTGTCACCGCATCAAGCTATTGTTACACATGAAGCTTTTGTGGATTTGGGTGAATTAGTAACAGGGAATTTGGAAGCATTCTTCTCAAACAAACCGTTGCTTTCTCCGGCTGTGATTAATTGA